The genomic region TGTGGGCAATTTCTTCGTCGACGTTTTGGGTCGAGGCCTGGAAATCCGCAGCTTCTGGCAGCAGGTATCCGATATCTTGAAGGAAGGCTTTGTAGGCCACCGCGTCGTGGGCCTGGCCGGCGTGGGCCTGGTGCCAGGTGTCGATCCGCGCTTGAAAATCGTCGCGTTTGGCGAGTAGGGCTTTGTTCTTCGGCGCCAGGTCGTGGATGACCTTGTCGGCACCGGCCCAGAACTGGTCGGCGGTAATGCCGGTACCAGGAATGGCTTCGTTGTTCACGAAGTCGAACAGGACTTTGGCGACCTGCAGGCCACCGACTTGAACGTGTTCAGTCATTGCTTGCCTCACTCTGCGGAGCTTATGCGCTTTTCAGCTTTTCAATTTACCAATGAAGCCTCTGGCCATGTAAACCGCGAACATGCCGCACCAGTACATGCCGTTGAAGGCGGCTGGGCGGGCTGCGTCGCGGTGCGTGGTTGCCTTGGCAGACATCGACCTAACGTTATGTAGTGCGCGATTGGGCATACTACATGATGAGTTGCGGTTGTGAAAATTAGACTAAATACGTCGTTTAGCGACCCACTTTGGTCGTACGGTCACAGTGGGGTACGGGATGTTCTCAAAAAACTATTGGATTGTTCCAGATAAATATAAAAATGGTACACGATTTGTTTTCGCGGGCGCCTGCGTCCACCTTGTAGGAGCGAGCTTGCTCGCGAAGATCGTTAACGATAACGCGGGATGCCTGACACCCAACGGTGCTCTCACGTTCTTCGCGAGCAAGCTCGCTCCTAAAGAATCATAAGAAGAGGACCACACCATGGACCATCTCGTACTGACTGTCATCGCCCCGGACAAACCCGGCGTGGTCGAACGCATCGCCCAATGCATCGCGTCCCATGGCGGCAACTGGCTGGAAAGCCGCATGGCGCATATGGCTGGGCAGTTTGCCGGGATCTTGCGGGTGAGCGTGCCGGCGGAAAATCGTCTGGATTTGATTGGGGCGCTGGAAGACTTGTCCACCCATGGCATTCGCGTGCTGCAGGGCGAAAGCAGTTCGGTCGCCGCCAGTGAGTCGCAACCGATCGCGATGGCGTTGGTGGGCAATGACCGGCCGGGGATTGTTCGCGACATCACCGCGCTGCTCAGCAAGCAGGGCGTCAACCTGGAGCGCTTGATCACCGACGTGCGACCGGCACCGATGAGCAGCGACCTGCTGTTCCACGCCGAAGCCTTGTTGGCGGTGCCGTTGACGCTGCCACTGGAGATCTTGCAGGCGGCATTGGAAACCCTGGCAGACGACCTGATGGTGGAACTGGAGCTGCGCAGCGAGGAATAGTTGCCCACAAGGTTATGCATGGAAATCTTGCATGGGCCTGTGGATAACCTGTAGAGCCCCGCGTCCAGCCCAGGCGGGCCGCGGCTCTTCGCCGGCTGAGCAAAAAACGAGCAGTTTCAAGGGCTTGTGCACAAACGCCGGGGATCAGGCTGTGGATAACCTTGGGGTGAATGCCTGCAAGCCACGCCGGCTGTAGCTTGCAGGAGCCTGTACGTTATTTGATCAGTTTTTCCGCACGGTCAGCCAGGCGTCGAGGCTGTAAACCACCAGGCCGGCCCAGATAAAGCAGAAAGCGATCAACGTGGCCGGCGCCAGATGTTCATTGAACAGCAGCACCGCTTCCAGCAGCACCAGTGTCGGCGCAACGTATTGCAGGAAGCCCAGGGCGGTGTAGGGCAAATGCCGCGCGGCGGCGTTGAAACACACCAGCGGGATCAGTGTCACCGGGCCAGCGGCCACCAGCCACCACGCTTCGGAGGTGCCCCAGAATTCCATCTGTGCACTGTGGGCAGACGGGTTGAACAGTAGCCAAGCAATGGCAATCGGCACCAGCATCCAGGTTTCCACCACCAGCCCGGGCAATGCCTTGACCGGCGCCTGCTTGCGAATCAAACCGTAGAAACCAAAGGTGGCTGCCAGTACCAGGGACACCCACGGCAAGCTGCCGACCTGCCACACCTGTTGCGCCACGCCCACTGCTGCCAGGCCCACGGCCACCCATTGCAGGCGGCGCAGGCGCTCGCCCAGGATCACCATGCCCAGCAGCACGTTCACCAGCGGGTTGATGTAGTAACCGAGACTGGCCTCGAGCATGCGGCCACTGTTCACCGACCACACATAGGTCAGCCAGTTGGCCGCGATCAAGGTGCCGCTGAGGGCCAGGATTGCCAGGCGCTTGGGGTTGTCCCGCAGTTCTCGGAGCCAGCCCGGGTGTTTCCAGACCATCAGCAGCAAACTGCCGAACAGTGCCGACCACAGCACACGGTTGACGATGATTTCTGCGGCGGGAACGCTGGCGATGGCTTTGAAGTAGATCGGGAACAGGCCCCAGATGACGTAGGCACTCAGGCCCAATATGTATCCGCGACGGGGGTTGGCGGCTTGCATGCAGAATCCTTGCTTAGGCAGCTAACAAAGCCGCGATTGTAAGGATATTTGTCAGGGGATGTGTGTTGAAAGTGTAGGGCCCAAGGTCAGGGCCCAGACGGTAGTGATCAGAACAGCTTCAACGGTTCTTCGTTGAGCGCCGACAACTGCTCGCGCAACGCCAGCACCTGGTCGCCCCAGTAACGTTCGCTGCCGAACCACGGGAAGCTATGGGGGAACGCCGGGTCGTCCCAGCGCCGCGCGAGCCAGGCGCTGTAGTGCATCAGGCGCAGGGCGCGCAGCGG from Pseudomonas yamanorum harbors:
- a CDS encoding glycine cleavage system protein R; the encoded protein is MDHLVLTVIAPDKPGVVERIAQCIASHGGNWLESRMAHMAGQFAGILRVSVPAENRLDLIGALEDLSTHGIRVLQGESSSVAASESQPIAMALVGNDRPGIVRDITALLSKQGVNLERLITDVRPAPMSSDLLFHAEALLAVPLTLPLEILQAALETLADDLMVELELRSEE
- the rarD gene encoding EamA family transporter RarD, with translation MQAANPRRGYILGLSAYVIWGLFPIYFKAIASVPAAEIIVNRVLWSALFGSLLLMVWKHPGWLRELRDNPKRLAILALSGTLIAANWLTYVWSVNSGRMLEASLGYYINPLVNVLLGMVILGERLRRLQWVAVGLAAVGVAQQVWQVGSLPWVSLVLAATFGFYGLIRKQAPVKALPGLVVETWMLVPIAIAWLLFNPSAHSAQMEFWGTSEAWWLVAAGPVTLIPLVCFNAAARHLPYTALGFLQYVAPTLVLLEAVLLFNEHLAPATLIAFCFIWAGLVVYSLDAWLTVRKN